ATAATAAAAAGCATCGAACAATATATTTAACAGTCGGGCTACTGCAGTGTGAGCATTCTCAAGTTGGTTATGTAATACATGAtctaaattttaaatttttgttttagAGACCATTTTTTTTGTGCAATCCCTGTTATGTCAATTCCTTCTTGATTGAAACAAAGCCAATAGCATTTACATTTTTTGTATCTTTGCCTTAATTGAGTTGTCATGTATTAAAAATGAAACGACCCGAGCAAAAATTCAAAATTACTGTACTGAATAGTACAATACACGCAATTAACGTTTGGTTAAAAGATTTACTTTCatgaatcaaaatcaaagaaaaagTCAACAGTCAAACTGACAAACTCCATAACATCACTAAACAACGTACAGTACTTACATCAACATAAAAAACCCAAATACTAAAACCAATCCTAATAACCCGACCCGACTCAAACCCTACCGATTTCTTTCTTGACAGCAAGACTTTTTCACAAACCCTAAATCCTAACCACCGAAACCATAAAGAGTACGGCCTTGTCTCTTCAAAGCATAAACAACATCCATGGCTGTAACCGTCTTCCTTCTAGCGTGTTCGGTGTAGGTAACAGCATCCCTGATTACATTTTCTAGAAAGATCTTGAGCACGCCACGTGTCTCTTCGTAAATCAAACCGCTAATACGTTTCACACCACCTCTTCTTGCTAACCTTCTGATTGCAGGTTTTGTGATACCTTGAATGTTGTCTCGTAACACTTTACGGTGTCGTTTTGCTCCTCCCTTTCCTAATCCTTTTCCTCCCTTTCCACGTCCCGACATTTTTGCTAAATAATTATCTGCAGAATAAAAAATGTAATAAGAATTCAAAATTTAAAAACATTtcacaaatataataacattaattcGTCTAAAATACAATAATTTGCGAAAAACATATTTCCCGATAACTTATCAAATTAAATCGTAAATTAAATCGATATTAACAGACTAAAAGAGATTAATTAGCAAAAAAAATAACGAAATAATTGCTAACCTGAAAATTGATAAATGAATGAAAAGAAAGTGCAAGTGATGGTTGAGGGCAATATGGTGATTTAAATATATAGGGGACAGAGTGGGAGTTAAGGTGGATCTGTAGAAGTGTTTATTGgccgttgatgaaaatgaacggttGAGATGCTGGTGAAGTCATGTGGATTAGTGACATGGCATACTTCTGTTTTTTTAAGGGAAAAATAGGCGGGGTTACAACTTTACTTTTCGTTCCAATTTTTACAAATTGGGCTTGGCGGGGGCGGCCCGAGCCGGGacttaagtttatttgcaaactcaTGTTGAAAATGATTAACTGAAACGAACGATAGAGAAAATAATAATGGCGCGATTATACAATTCAATAACTCATTTTACAAAAATTGATAGGAATACAAAAAACAAACCAGGTTCTCCCGGTGGTCATAGGTATTTACATTCCGGCATAATATCGTTACTCCTGAGGGTGTGTAGAAAAAGTTTCTAAGGTTTTTCCATATCGGGCTAACCGGGATGGTGAGTAATTCGATctcatactctgatgtacgcagcctAACATGATTACTCTTTGGCTATTTTCAACTTTTCCctgttcaccacaaaatattcGTTCTAGACAGGAACTCGAACTCTTGCAAGGAACTCAGAGCCCTAAACACTGGATATCTTGTGATGCTAAATAAGTCATAAGTTGTCGCGAGTAAATTCAGCTTAACTTGTTAAGAGCTCGAATTGAGTCAGGCTTAAACAAGTTCTAGTTCGAGCTTCTTATATCAAGCTCGAACAAATTTACGAGTTTAAACGAGATTTTAATTAACGcgtgcgcgcacacacacacatgtTATTAACGAGCGCTGAACTTATACAATATCAAACGAGTTGAACTCGAAAATATATTAAACTCGAAACTATTTGGGATGAAGCTCAAATTCTTTGACCAATCTCGGAGCGTA
This genomic stretch from Rutidosis leptorrhynchoides isolate AG116_Rl617_1_P2 chromosome 11, CSIRO_AGI_Rlap_v1, whole genome shotgun sequence harbors:
- the LOC139877474 gene encoding histone H4, producing MSGRGKGGKGLGKGGAKRHRKVLRDNIQGITKPAIRRLARRGGVKRISGLIYEETRGVLKIFLENVIRDAVTYTEHARRKTVTAMDVVYALKRQGRTLYGFGG